A window from Prinia subflava isolate CZ2003 ecotype Zambia chromosome Z, Cam_Psub_1.2, whole genome shotgun sequence encodes these proteins:
- the LOC134564421 gene encoding T-box transcription factor TBX22-like: MALSSRAHAFSVEALVGRSAKRKVPEGRDEEPGPGCLPGRRAPEAEKRPKAGAESRAGGVQVELQGSELWRRFHDIGTEMIITKAGRRMFPSVRVKVKGLEPLQQYYIAIDVVPVDSKRYRYVYHSSQWMVAGNTDHSCITPRLYIHPDSPCSGETWMRQIISFDRVKLTNNEMDDKGHIILQSMHKYKPRVHVIAQDSRFDLAQIQSLPAEGVQTFSFQETEFTTVTAYQNQQITKLKIDRNPFAKGFRDPGRNRGVLDGLLETYPWRPPLALDFKAFGADSQGGSSSSSPVASSGGTPSPLNPLLSPSCSPPTLHLPASNLGMSCPESFLHPLNVPLYYKICPTSFLRQQALLFPSHEKLGATNPHLLPHFMVDMPKLSSLKNAKAEDLNAQCLQASSSAGQMLYGLHASGNIFPSSPIAREALNCSLHPPYGLYGYNFSVPSRLMNAAGHFKVSDSIPAALRDGRCNHSSWHPTINHCL, from the exons ATGGCGCTCAGCTCCCGGGCTCACGCCTTCTCGGTGGAAGCCCTGGTGGGACGCTCGGCCAAGAGGAAGGTGCCGGAGGGCCGCGATGAGgagcccggccccggctgccTGCCGGGTCGCAGAGCCCCGGAGGCGG AGAAGCGGCCCAAGGCCGGTGCCGAGAGCCGGGCGGGCGGGGTGCaggtggagctgcagggctccgagCTCTGGAGGAGGTTCCACGACATCGGCACTGAGATGATCATCACCAAGGCCGGCAG GAGGATGTTCCCGTCGGTCCGGGTGAAGGTGAAGGGGCTGGAGCCGCTGCAGCAGTATTACATCGCCATCGACGTCGTGCCCGTGGACTCCAAAAGATACAG GTACGTCTATCACAGCTCGCAGTGGATGGTGGCAGGGAACACGGACCACTCCTGCATCACCCCGCGCCTCTACATCCACCCCGACTCCCCCTGCTCCGGGGAGACCTGGATGAGGCAAATCATCAGCTTCGACCGCGTCAAGCTCACCAACAACGAGATGGACGACAAGGGGCAC ATCATCCTGCAGTCCATGCACAAGTACAAGCCCCGCGTCCACGTTATCGCCCAGGATTCTCGCTTCGACCTAGCGCAGATCCAGTCGCTGCCGGCCGAGGGGGTGCAGACCTTCTCCTTCCAGGAGACCGAGTTCACCACCGTCACGGCCTACCAGAACCAGCAG ATCACGAAGCTGAAGATCGACAGGAATCCCTTTGCCAAAGGTTTTCGGGACCCCGGCAGGAACAG GGGTGTCCTGGACGGGCTTCTGGAGACCTACCCGTGGAGACCCCCCCTCGCCCTGGACTTCAAGGCTTTCGGCGCAGACAGCCAGG gtgGGAGCTCCAGCTCTTCTCCAGTGGCCTCCAGCGGTGGGACCCCCTCTCCTCTGAACCCTCTGCTCTCTCCATCGTGCTCCCCTCCCACACTTCACTTGCCTGCGAGCAACCTGGGCATGTCGTGCCCCGAGAGCTTCCTGCACCCCCTCAACGTGCCCCTCTACTACAAGATCTGCCCTACAAGCTTCTTGAGACAACAGGCACTCCTCTTCCCGAGCCACGAAAAACTGGGAGCCACCAACCCACACCTTTTACCCCACTTCATGGTGGATATGCCCAAACTGTCTTCCCTGAAAAATGCCAAAGCCGAAGACTTAAACGCTCAGTGCCTACAAGCCTCCAGTTCTGCTGGTCAAATGCTGTATGGATTACATGCATCTGGAAACATTTTCCCATCAAGTCCCATTGCTCGGGAAGCACTTAATTGTTCTTTACATCCTCCATATGGCTTGTATGGTTATAACTTCTCTGTGCCATCCAGACTGATGAATGCAGCAGGGCATTTCAAAGTGAGTGACAGCATTCCGGCTGCTTTGAGGGACGGCAGATGCAATCACTCCAGCTGGCACCCCACAATTAACCACTGCCTTTAG